A stretch of Salvelinus alpinus chromosome 4, SLU_Salpinus.1, whole genome shotgun sequence DNA encodes these proteins:
- the LOC139573290 gene encoding neuronal pentraxin-1 isoform X2, which produces MESISSTSNHTQRVLKMGHKCISKPSPLQTFILSTILLFISPTSAMPGPDYGGHPRFICIPVPADTDPACFPSGGPVMGPSGAGHHAPPVGPPSNNGWWGMTEEAKTTILHLRESLVQQKETILDMRETIRELTAKLTLCEGSGPGIGAHNDHHEPPSHHGGAVSHLPYADNGHHGNQQGHHGNNNHALDAAGHYPGNGGHRLDSGHNNRGKDKHATPEDMISSKSPEELGRMLQALKERMDNLQSRNTSTTYSSSLKELLQRKISALEQQMHHTAAALSSSPNPHDDSDHHDDGHHEDHDDDGHHDDSHHDNHHDNDGHHDDSHHDDHPDDHHDDGQHDNEADSHGYLQRTGFRIPGPKAGLHSNNKLDSLLNNLHHTGTNSRKKTKTPDAFQIGFPMRTNYMYGKVKTTLLHEIFALTLCLWIKGGAGPGLGTPFSYSVPGQANELVLIEWGNNPMELLVDDKAVTLPLSISDGKWHHVCVTWSTRDGEWEAYQDGVKRGSGENLSAWHPIKPGGVFILGQEQDTLGGRFDATQAFMGDISDLQMWANVLTAHDIYSLASCNSHLSGDVITWSENVVELHGGVTKYPFDPCH; this is translated from the exons ATGGAGTCTATTTCTTCAACCTCAAACCATACTCAAAGAGTGCTGAAAATGGGACACAAGTGCATCTCTAAACCCTCGCCGTTACAAACATTCATcctctccaccatcctcctcttcatctccccTACCTCTGCCATGCCAGGGCCTGACTATGGAGGCCACCCGCGGTTCATCTGCATTCCCGTCCCTGCCGATACCGACCCTGCCTGCTTCCCCTCTGGGGGGCCAGTCATGGGGCCTAGCGGGGCAGGGCACCACGCGCCTCCTGTAGGGCCCCCGAGCAATAATGGCTGGTGGGGAATGACAGAGGAGGCTAAAACCACTATTTTACACCTGAGAGAGAGCCTGGTGCAGCAGAAAGAGACCATCCTGGATATGAGAGAGACCATCAGGGAGCTGACCGCCAAGCTCACCCTGTGTGAGGGCTCTGGGCCGGGCATCGGGGCTCACAACGACCACCATGAACCTCCATCTCATCACGGAGGGGCTGTCAGCCATCTGCCTTACGCTGACAACGGTCACCATGGCAACCAGCAGGGTCACCATGGAAACAACAACCATGCCTTGGATGCAGCCGGACACTACCCTGGGAATGGGGGGCACCGGTTGGACAGTGGGCATAACAACAGGGGGAAGGATAAACACGCAACACCAGAGGATATGATATCATCAAAATCGCCGGAGGAACTGGGCAGGATGCTGCAGGCCCTTAAAGAGAGAATGGATAACCTGCAG TCACGGAACACCTCCACCACCTACTCCAGCTCTCTGAAGGAGCTCCTCCAGAGGAAGATCAGTGCTCTGGAGCAGCAGATGCACCACACCGCTGCTGCCCTCAGCAGCAGCCCCAATCCCCATGACGACAGCGATCACCACGATGACGGGCACCATGAAGATCACGACGATGACGGGCATCACGATGACAGTCACCATGACAATCACCATGACAATGATGGGCATCACGACGACAGTCACCATGACGACCACCCCGATGATCACCATGATGATGGGCAACACGACAACGAGGCAGAtagccatggttacctgcagaGAACGGGTTTTCGCATACCAGGGCCCAAGGCTGGCCTGCACTCCAACAACAAACTGGACTCTCTACTGAATAACCTGCACCACACAGGTACCAACAGCAGGAAGAAGACCAAGACCCCTGATGCCTTCCAGATCGGCTTCCCCATGAGAACCAACTACATGTACGGGAAGGTGAAGACGACCCTCCTCCACGAGATCTTTGCCCTCACCCTGTGTCTGTGGATAAAGGGGGGCGCaggccccgggctggggaccccTTTCTCCTACTCTGTACCAGGACAGGCCAACGAACTGGTGCTGATCGAGTGGGGCAACAACCCCATGGAGCTGCTGGTGGATGATAAg GCAGTGACTCTGCCCCTTTCTATCAGCGATGGGAAGTGGCACCATGTGTGTGTGACGTGGTCGACGAGGGACGGTGAGTGGGAGGCGTACCAGGACGGGGTGAAGAGGGGCTCTGGGGAGAACCTGTCCGCATGGCATCCCATCAAACCTGGAGGGGTCTTCATCCTCGGACAGGAACAG gaCACTCTGGGAGGTCGTTTCGACGCCACGCAGGCGTTTATGGGGGACATCTCTGACCTCCAGATGTGGGCTAATGTCCTCACAGCCCATGACATCTACAGCCTGGCCTCCTGCAACAGCCACCTCAGCGGGGACGTCATCACCTGGTCCGAGAACGTGGTGGAGCTCCACGGAGGGGTCACCAAGTACCCATTTGACCCCTGTCACTAA
- the LOC139573290 gene encoding neuronal pentraxin-1 isoform X1: MESISSTSNHTQRVLKMGHKCISKPSPLQTFILSTILLFISPTSAMPGPDYGGHPRFICIPVPADTDPACFPSGGPVMGPSGAGHHAPPVGPPSNNGWWGMTEEAKTTILHLRESLVQQKETILDMRETIRELTAKLTLCEGSGPGIGAHNDHHEPPSHHGGAVSHLPYADNGHHGNQQGHHGNNNHALDAAGHYPGNGGHRLDSGHNNRGKDKHATPEDMISSKSPEELGRMLQALKERMDNLQQSRNTSTTYSSSLKELLQRKISALEQQMHHTAAALSSSPNPHDDSDHHDDGHHEDHDDDGHHDDSHHDNHHDNDGHHDDSHHDDHPDDHHDDGQHDNEADSHGYLQRTGFRIPGPKAGLHSNNKLDSLLNNLHHTGTNSRKKTKTPDAFQIGFPMRTNYMYGKVKTTLLHEIFALTLCLWIKGGAGPGLGTPFSYSVPGQANELVLIEWGNNPMELLVDDKAVTLPLSISDGKWHHVCVTWSTRDGEWEAYQDGVKRGSGENLSAWHPIKPGGVFILGQEQDTLGGRFDATQAFMGDISDLQMWANVLTAHDIYSLASCNSHLSGDVITWSENVVELHGGVTKYPFDPCH; encoded by the exons ATGGAGTCTATTTCTTCAACCTCAAACCATACTCAAAGAGTGCTGAAAATGGGACACAAGTGCATCTCTAAACCCTCGCCGTTACAAACATTCATcctctccaccatcctcctcttcatctccccTACCTCTGCCATGCCAGGGCCTGACTATGGAGGCCACCCGCGGTTCATCTGCATTCCCGTCCCTGCCGATACCGACCCTGCCTGCTTCCCCTCTGGGGGGCCAGTCATGGGGCCTAGCGGGGCAGGGCACCACGCGCCTCCTGTAGGGCCCCCGAGCAATAATGGCTGGTGGGGAATGACAGAGGAGGCTAAAACCACTATTTTACACCTGAGAGAGAGCCTGGTGCAGCAGAAAGAGACCATCCTGGATATGAGAGAGACCATCAGGGAGCTGACCGCCAAGCTCACCCTGTGTGAGGGCTCTGGGCCGGGCATCGGGGCTCACAACGACCACCATGAACCTCCATCTCATCACGGAGGGGCTGTCAGCCATCTGCCTTACGCTGACAACGGTCACCATGGCAACCAGCAGGGTCACCATGGAAACAACAACCATGCCTTGGATGCAGCCGGACACTACCCTGGGAATGGGGGGCACCGGTTGGACAGTGGGCATAACAACAGGGGGAAGGATAAACACGCAACACCAGAGGATATGATATCATCAAAATCGCCGGAGGAACTGGGCAGGATGCTGCAGGCCCTTAAAGAGAGAATGGATAACCTGCAG CAGTCACGGAACACCTCCACCACCTACTCCAGCTCTCTGAAGGAGCTCCTCCAGAGGAAGATCAGTGCTCTGGAGCAGCAGATGCACCACACCGCTGCTGCCCTCAGCAGCAGCCCCAATCCCCATGACGACAGCGATCACCACGATGACGGGCACCATGAAGATCACGACGATGACGGGCATCACGATGACAGTCACCATGACAATCACCATGACAATGATGGGCATCACGACGACAGTCACCATGACGACCACCCCGATGATCACCATGATGATGGGCAACACGACAACGAGGCAGAtagccatggttacctgcagaGAACGGGTTTTCGCATACCAGGGCCCAAGGCTGGCCTGCACTCCAACAACAAACTGGACTCTCTACTGAATAACCTGCACCACACAGGTACCAACAGCAGGAAGAAGACCAAGACCCCTGATGCCTTCCAGATCGGCTTCCCCATGAGAACCAACTACATGTACGGGAAGGTGAAGACGACCCTCCTCCACGAGATCTTTGCCCTCACCCTGTGTCTGTGGATAAAGGGGGGCGCaggccccgggctggggaccccTTTCTCCTACTCTGTACCAGGACAGGCCAACGAACTGGTGCTGATCGAGTGGGGCAACAACCCCATGGAGCTGCTGGTGGATGATAAg GCAGTGACTCTGCCCCTTTCTATCAGCGATGGGAAGTGGCACCATGTGTGTGTGACGTGGTCGACGAGGGACGGTGAGTGGGAGGCGTACCAGGACGGGGTGAAGAGGGGCTCTGGGGAGAACCTGTCCGCATGGCATCCCATCAAACCTGGAGGGGTCTTCATCCTCGGACAGGAACAG gaCACTCTGGGAGGTCGTTTCGACGCCACGCAGGCGTTTATGGGGGACATCTCTGACCTCCAGATGTGGGCTAATGTCCTCACAGCCCATGACATCTACAGCCTGGCCTCCTGCAACAGCCACCTCAGCGGGGACGTCATCACCTGGTCCGAGAACGTGGTGGAGCTCCACGGAGGGGTCACCAAGTACCCATTTGACCCCTGTCACTAA
- the LOC139573291 gene encoding BAR/IMD domain-containing adapter protein 2: MSRSDEVNKMTENVYKGILDQFNPSLKNFVTMGKHYEKALTGVTVAAKGYFDGLVKLGELASDSQGSKELGDTLFQMAEVHRQIQVQLEDVLKLFHSELLSQLEQKLELDIKYLTATLKKYQSERKSKSESIERCQSQLKKLRRKSQGSRHPNKYGDREMQYVELMSRRQAELDTLVAVGYRSALTEERRRYCFLVDRQCSVTKLLINYHCKVRELLSQKLSSWQQSCSQPTRLPERALNLLRHTAPQGSGASGIADLLRHAKLGAAQPEQRLSVQEVPPLLNGGSQQQRPIPSSSQSDIPPPQNSPGPQTFRSLAATGGAIGGSGAGSPQQTSTHISVSASPNANNNISANAITTANTPSTSSTVGSSQAQQTSLLLANSTSSLSPSLIPSTVLSLSQGSPSYSSLQGLALPLSLSAPHSPPLPHSAPLSRAITPSLHHQGVLGGGNTPLLSHNPMLMKAAEMYGTSTLPLPRRPVSEARVGGFMGSTLPRDRVLPLSSPSRVEAIFAHAPGGSEGSGVGGACLLHFLPGDALSLLISEPRDGWHYGQNERTGRKGWFPFSYTQPYPNTLDPLDSSSPLLSKVNSTSTGQLDKLVSPGLPALTPESEEERSFPPQRVSTFRPRPYSMADSNQVSLRPKVRGEGVEWAGPPDRPALSMLMQELSSDFASPPPSPTWTNPFAHVRLRKTVTNDRSAPIIE; this comes from the exons ATGTCTCGTTCAGACGAGGTCAACAAGATGACAGAAAACGTGTATAAG GGGATTCTGGACCAGTTCAACCCCAGTCTGAAGAACTTTGTGACCATGGGGAAACACTATGAGAAAGCcctgacag GAGTGACGGTAGCAGCCAAGGGATACTTCGATGGTCTGGTCAAACTGGGAGAACTGGCCAGCGACAGCCAAGGGTCCAAAGAACTGG GAGACACGTTATTCCAGATGGCTGAGGTGCACAGGCAGATTCAGGTTCAACTGGAGGATGTG TTGAAGCTGTTCCATTCTGAGCTGCTGTCCCAGTTGGAGCAAAAGCTGGAGTTGGACATTAAATATCTTACC GCCACGTTGAAGAAATATCAGAGTGAGCGCAAGTCGAAGTCGGAATCTATCGAGCGCTGCCAATCACAGCTCAAGAAGCTGCGCAGGAAGAGCCAGGGCAGTCGCCACCCCAACAAGTACGGAGATAGGGAGATGCAG TATGTGGAGCTAATGAGTCGTCGTCAGGCTGAGCTGGACACGCTGGTTGCTGTGGGTTACCGCTCAGCgctgacggaggagaggagacgatACTGCTTCCTTGTGGACCGCCAGTGTTCCGTCACCAAGCTGCTCATCAACTACCACtgcaag gtgagAGAGCTCCTGTCACAGAAGCTGTCCTCATGGCAACAGTCATGCTCCCAGCCAACCAGACTACCTGAACGGGCGCTCAACCTGCTGCGTCACACCGCCCCTCAGGGCTCTGGGGCATCTGGGATAGCTGATCTCCTCCGACATGCTAAACTGGGTGCTGCACAGCCAGAACAG AGGCTGTCCGTACAGGAGGTGCCTCCCTTGTTGAATGGTGGCTCCCAGCAGCAGAGACCCATCCCCTCTTCTTCCCAGAGTGACATCCCCCCTCCCCAAAACTCCCCCGGACCCCAGACCTTCCGCTCCCTCGCTGCCACTGGAGGGGCTATTGGAGGGAGTGGGGCAGGCTCCCCTCAGCAGACCAGCACGCATATTAGTGTCTCAGCTAGCCCCAATGCTAACAACAACATAAGTGCTAATGCTATCACTACTGCTAacactccctccacctcctccacggTTGGCTCCAGCCAAGCCCAGCAGACCTCTCTTCTCCTGGCCAACAGCACCTCCAGCCTTTCTCCTAGTCTGATCCCCTCCACTGTGCTTTCTCTCAGCCAGGGCTCCCCATCCTACTCCTCCCTACAGGGCCTGGCCCTGCCGCTGTCCCTCAGTGCCCCTCACAGTCCTCCACTACCCCACAGTGCACCTCTCTCCAGAGCCATAACCCCCTCGCTGCACCACCAGGGAGTGCTAGGAGGAGGGAACACACCATTGCTGTCCCATAATCCCATGCTGATGAAGGCAGCGGAGATGTATGGAACATCTACGCTGCCTTTGCCTAGGAGACCAGTCAGCGAGGCCCGGGTGGGAGGGTTTATGG GTTCCACTCTGCCCAGAGACcgagttctccctctctccagcccgTCTCGTGTGGAAGCCATATTTGCCCACGCTCCTGGGGGTTCAGAGGGCAGTGGAGTGGGCGGGGCCTGCTTACTTCACTTCCTGCCAGGCGACGCTCTCAGCCTCCTCATCTCTGAGCCCAGAGACGGGTGGCACTATGGCCAGAACGAACGGACGGGACG GAAAGGCTGGTTCCCTTTCTCCTACACTCAGCCCTACCCCAACACCTTGGATCCCCTCGACAGCAG CTCCCCGCTCCTCTCTAAGGTCAACAGCACCAGTACGGGTCAGTTAGACAAGCTGGTCTCCCctggcctgcctgccctgacccctgaGTCCGAGGAGGAGCGCTCGTTCCCCCCTCAGAGGGTCAGCACCTTCCGCCCGCGCCCATACAGCATGGCCGACTCCAACCAGGTCAGCCTGAGGCCGAAGGTCAGAGGTGAAGGGGTTGAGTGGGCAGGGCCCCCTGACCGACCGGCTCTGTCAATGCTGATGCAAGAG CTCTCCTCAGACTTcgcctctcctccaccctccccaaCCTG GACCAACCCATTTGCCCATGTCCGGCTCAGAAAGACGGTGACCAACGATCGCTCTGCACCCATCATCGAATAG